Part of the Kitasatospora sp. NBC_01266 genome, TGGTAGTTGCCCATGATCACTCCAATTCTGTGGGCCGGCCTCAGGACAGTTGGGCGGCGAGGGCCGAGACGGTCTTGCAGCTGAAGATCAGCCGGGGCGGTACCTCCCGGGCCAGCGTCTCGGCCAGCAGCACCGCGACCCGCACCGCGCGCAGGGAGTCCCCGCCGAGTTGGAAGAAGTTGTCGTCGACGCCGATGTCCGGCACCCCGAGCACCTCGGACCAGACCTCGGCGACGCACCGCTCCAGCTCGCCGGCGGGCGGCTGGTGACCGGCGCCCGGGTCCGCCGACCGCCCGGCGGCGGGGTCGGGCGCGGGCAGCGCCCTGCGGTCGACCTTCCCGTGGGCGGTCAACGGGAGTTCGGGCAGCAGGGTGAAGCTCGCGGGCAGCATGTACTCGGGCAGCGTCGCCAGCAGGTGCCGGCGCAGCTCCGCGGCCTGCGGCGCCGCGCCGGCCTCGGCCGTGACGTACGCCGCCAGCCGCTTCTCCCCCGGGGCCGGCTCGTACACGGTCACCGCGCAGGTGGCGACCCGCGGGTGGGCGGCGAGCGCGTTCTCGATCTCGCCCAGCTCGATCCGGTAGCCGCGGAGCTTCACCTGACCGTCCCGCCGGCCGATGAACTCCAGGACGCCGTCCGGCAGTCGGCGCACCAGGTCGCCGCTGCGGTACATCCGCGCACCCGGTTCGGTGCCGAACGGGTCGGGCAGGAAGCTGCGCGCCGTCAGGGCCGCCCGGTTGAGGTAGCCGTGCCCCAGCGCCGGTCCTGCGATGTACAGTTCACCCGCCTCGCCCTGCGCGCTCGGCCGCAGCCGCTCGTCCAGCACATGGACGATCCGGTCGCCCAGCGCGCGGCCGATCGGCACCACCGTCCGCTCCAGGTCCGCCGGCCGCACCTGGTGCGTGGTGGCGAACACCGTCGCCTCGGACGGGCCGTAGCCGTGCACCACATTGACGCCGGGCAGCTCGGTCAGCATCCGGCGGAAGTGGTCGGCCGGAATCCGGTCGCCGCCGAGCAGCAGGTCCCGCAGGTTCTTCAGCAGGCCCGGGTCGGCCGTGACGACGGCGCCGAAGGCGGCGGCGCTGAGCAGCAGCACGCTCGCGCCGTGCTCGGCCGCGAACTGCGCGACGCTGATCGGGTCGGTGTCGCCCGGCTCCGGGATCAGCACCCGGCCACCGGAGAGCAGCGCCGGGTACAGGTCCAGAACGTGCCCGTCCCAGCTCAGCGCCGAGTGCAGCACCGCCGTCGATCCCGGCCCCCAGCAGGCGTACCCCTGGCCCGCGAAGAACCCCGGCACCGCGCGGTGCGGCACCAGCGTGCCCTTCGGCTCCCCTGTGGAGCCCGAGGTGTACGGCACGTAGAACGCATCCTCGGGCGACAACTCCACACCCAGGTCAGTGATGTGATGATGCGTCAGTTCCGGGTCGGCCAGGTCCAGCACCCGTACCCCGAGACCCGCCGCCGTCACCGGATCGGCGCTCACCACCAGCACCGGCGCCGCGTCCCGCACGAAGTGCGCCAACCGCTCGAACGGCACGCCCGGCTCCAGCGGCAGGTACGCCGCTCCCGCCTTCAGCACCCCCAGCATCGCCGCCACGCACTGCGGCGAGCGCGCCAGGTGCAGACCCACCCGGTCACCCACCCCCACCCCGTGGCCCCGCAGCCACCAGGCCACCTGGTTCGCCCGCGCGTTCAGCTCCCGGTACGACCACTCGGCCACCCCCGGGCGCACCAGCGCCACGGCCTCGGGGCAGGCCCGCACCCGCTCCTCGAAGAGCTCGACCACCGTGCGGGCGGGGGTGGCCGGCTCGCCGACCCGGGCGGCGGGGTCCTCGGTGTACCGGCTGAGCGACTCGATCCACTCCCGGCAGAACCCGGCGACCGTCGCCCGGTCGTACAGCCGCTCGTCGAACTCGATCCAGCCGCGCAGCGCCGTACCGGGGTCCTCGATCATCCAGACCTGCTCGAACTTGGCCACCTGGTGCGCGTGCAGCCGCCGGGTGCCGCTCAAGTCGCCCAGCCGGACCGCCGATCCACTGCCCGGGTGCAGCTCGAAGGCGGTCTGGAAGAGCGGGCTGACGTCGAGCCGGCGATCGTCCAGCACCGCGTTGACGATGCTGTCCAGCGGGGTGTCGCGGTGCGCGTGGGCGTCGAAGGAGGTGTCGCGGACGTGCCGGACCAGGTCGCGGAAGGCGAGCCCCGCGCCGACGTTCAGCCGCAGCGGCAGCATGGTGACGAAGTAGCCGATCAGAGTGTCGAGTTCCGGTCGGCTCCGGGTGGTGACCGGTGTGCCGATCACCAGGTCCTCGCCCCGGGTGCGGCGGTGGACCAGCGCGGCGAAGGCGGCCAGCAGCACGGTGAACGGCGTGGCCTCCTCGGCGCGGGCCAGCTCGCGGATCCGCTCGGCGGTCCCGGCCGGGATCTCGAAGCGGTGGCTGCCCCCGCGCGGCGCGTCCTGCTCGCTGCGCGGCCGGTCGGTGGGCAGCGCGGTGATCGGCGGGGCGCCGCGCAACTGCTCGGCCCAGTAGTCGAGATGCCGCTGCTGCGGCGTCTCCTGCTGCCAGCTGCTGTAGTCGGCGTACTGCACCGGGAGTTGGGCCAGCTGCGGCTCACGCCCGGCCAGCGCGGCGGCGTACAGCTCGCCCAGCTCGCGTTCGAAGACGCCCAGCGAGGACTCGTCCCAGATGATGTGGTGGAAGACCGCGACCAGGGTGCTGCGCGCGGCGCCGTGCCGGATCAGCCGCACCCGGAAGAGCGGCCCGTCGGCCAGGCTGAAGGGCGCTCGGGCGTCCTGCTCGATCGCCGCCGTCGCGGCGGGCCCCCGCCCGCTCTCCGGGAGACCGGTCAGGTCGGTGACGGCGATCGGGGCCGGCCGCTCGGCGTGGATCAGCTGGCGCGGCTCGCCGCGCTCGGTGGCGAAGGTGGTGCGCAGCACCTCGTGCCGCGCGACCAGCCCGTCCAGCGCGAGCTGAAGCGCCGTCAGCTCGACCGGGCCGTCCAGCTCGAAGACCCACGGAATGCTGTAGGCCGTCGAGTCCGGGTTGAACTGGGCGTGCGTCCACAGGCCGCGCTGCAGTCCGGACAGCGGCGCCGTCGCGGCCTGCCGCCGGGTCAGTTCCGGTCCCGCGTCGGCCGGTGCGCTCGCCGCGGTCATCGCCGCCGCCAACTCCCGCACGGTCGGCGCCTCGAAGACGGTGACGTGGGAGACGGCCGCGTACGGGGTCTCCAGCATCCGGCCCGCGACCCGCAGCGCGGTGAGCGAGTCCCCGCCGAGGTTGAAGAAGTTCTCGTCCAGGCCGATGCCGTCCACGCCGAGGGTCTCGGACCAGATGCCGGCCAGCAGGCGCTCCAACTCACTGCTCGGCAACTCGTGTTGCGTGCGGCTCGGCGCGTCCGGCCGGGCCTCGGCCGGGGCCGGCAGCGCGCGGCGGTCGATCTTGCCGCCCGCCGTCAGCGGCAGCGCGGGCAGCAGCGTGAAGGCGGCCGGCACCATGTACTCGGGCAGCGCGGCCCGCAGGTGGCGCTGGAGTTCGTCCGGCCGCGGGATACTGCTCCCCTCGGCCGTGACATACGCCGCGAGCCGCTTCTCCCCCGGCACCGGCTCGTACACGGTCACCGCGCAGGTCGCCACCTGCGGGTGCGCGGCCAGCGCGCTCTCGATCTCCCCCAGCTCGATCCGGTACCCGCGCAGCTTCACCTGATCGTCCTGGCGCCCGCCGAACTCCACGGTGTCGTCCGCCAGTCGGCGCACCAGATCGCCGGTGCGGTACATCCGCGCGCCGGGGACCGGGCTGAACGGGTCGGGCACGAAGCGCTGCGCCGTCAGGGCGGGCCGGTTCAGGTAGCCGACCGCCAGCGCCGCCCCGCCGATGCACAGCTCCCCGGTCACCCCGACCGGGACCTCGTTCAACCTCTCGTCCAGCACGTGGAGTTCCCGTTCGCCGAGGCTCCGGCCGATCGGCACCGAGCGGCCCGCCCCGGCGGCGCGCACTTCGTGCAGCAGGCTGGTGATCACCGCCTCGGTCGGCCCGTAGGCGTTCAGCAGCGGTATCCCGGTCTCCCGTAGCCAGCGCGCGGCCGAGGCGGCGGGCATGGTGTCACTGCCGCAGACCATCAGCCGCAGGCTCGCCAACTCGCCCGCGCAGTGGTCGAGCAGCGCCGTGAACTCCTGCCAGTACCCGGCCGGCAGGTTCGCCACCGTGACGCCCTCGCGCCGGATCAGCGCGGCCAGCTCCGCCGGCGCGGTCACCCGCTCCTCGGTCATCGCCAGGCAGGCCCCGGCGGTCAGCGCGGTGAGCACCTGTTCGACCCAGACGTCCACATACGGCGCGCTGAACTGGAGCACCACATCGTCCGCCGTGATCCCGAACCGCTCCCGCACGGTGGCGAGATGCCCGTCCAGCGGCCCGCGGCCGACGGCCACGCCCTTGGGCGTCCCGGTCGTCCCCGAGGTGTAGATGACATAGGCGACCTCGCCCGGGTCCGCGAACCGCCGCCCGACGGCGGTGGCCCCCGCAGCGTCCGGGGCGGCGTCGGCGTCGTCGGCGTCGGCGTCGGCGTCGGCGTCGGGCAGCAGGACCGCCCCGCTGTCCGCGAGGATCGCCGCCACCCGCGCCGGCGGTGCCTCGGGGTCGAGCGGCAGAAACGCGACGCCGGCCTTCAACGCGGCCAGCAGCGCGACGACATACTCCACCCGGTCCGCCGCCCGCACTCCCACCACCCCGCCGGGGCCGGGCAGCAGCCCCGCCAGCCGCCCGGCCAGCGCCTCGCTGCGCCGCTCCAACTCGGCGTAGTCGATGGTGCGGCCCGCCACCCGGATCGCCGGCCGCGACGGAGCGCGCCGGGCGACGGCGGCGATCAGCTCCGGACAGGCGGGCGCCCCGGGGACGGGCCCCGGTCGCGGTGCGGGTTCCGGCAGCGGTTCCGACAACGGTTCCAGCAGCGGTTCCGACAACGGTTCCAGCAGCGGTTCCGGCAGCGGTTCCGGACTCAGCGGCGAACTCTTCAACTCGGCCATGCCCGCAAGCCAACCGCGCCCGGCCACCCGGCAAGGGCAGTGCGCGAGGCAGGAGAGCGGCAGTTTGGCCGGCGGCCAAACTGCCGCTGCCCGACCTTCTGGGCTCAGCCCCGTTCCCACTGGATCAGGTCCGCCCAGGCCTGCCCGCCGCGACGCCGCATGGGCGGCTGCTGCTGTCGGTCCGGGTGGCCGAGGCAGATGATCAGCTCGGGGCGCAGGCCTTCGGACAGGTTGAGCAGGGTGCCGACCGCGGCCCGGCTGAACGAGGTGACCGGCCCGGCCCCCAGGCCGATGCTGTGCGCCGCGAGCAGCATGGTCGCGGCGGCGGTGCCCACGTCGATGTAGGCACCGGGGTTGGCCGGGCCGAATCCGTAGCTCTCGACGCGCGCCCAGTCCACGCAGACGACGATGGCGGCCCTCGGGCGCTGCAGCATGCCCGGCGAGACCATCCGCAGAGCGCGCAGCAGCGCGGGACGGGTGACGGCCACGTAGCGGTGCAGGCGCCGGTTGCCGGCGTGCGGCGCGTAGCGGGCACTGTCGAGGACGGCCTCGAGCTGGCGTCGATCGACCGGTTCCACGGTCATGGCCCGCACGACGCGGCGGGTGCGGATCGCCCGGAGCACGGCGTCGCCGGGCCCGGTGGTGTCGTTCACGGGGTGCTCCCGTCCAGGCCGAGCGAGGTCACCAGGTGCACGGCCACCGCGCGGCACAGCGCGTCGAGCCGGTCGACGTATCCCTCGGGGTCCCCGGCGCCGACAGCCGTCTCGGCGAAGCCCTGCCGGATGTCGTCCAGGAACGGGCGCAGCCCGGCGCTCGCCCCGGGCTCGATCAGGTCGGCCAGCCGGCCCGCCGCGGTGAGCAGGCGCAGCGGCGCGTACTCGGCCGCCTCGTCCAGCTGGGTACGGGCCGCCGTCACCAGGTAGGCGAGGAGTTCGACGGCATCGTCTTCGTCGAGGACGAGAGTTGCGGACACGGCGGCGCCTTTCCACTCCGTGGGCCGCCTGCTCCGGCTGTTGCCCGCCGGCACCGGTGGCCGTCCTGAGCATTCTCCCGCCGGCGCGCTCGCGCGGCCCATCGGATCGGTGCCGTCAGTCCGGCTGCGCCTCCTGCTGCGCTGCCGCCCGGCGGGCGCGCAGGGCGCGGACCCGGCCGCGGCTGGCGCAGGCGGGTGAGGGGCACCAGCGCCGGCGGTCGGCCGGGTCGCTGAAGACCCCCCGGCAGTCGTGCTCGGGGCAGGCCTTGAGCGCGTGGCGCTCGGGTCCGGTGAGCTGGTCGACCGCCTGGCGGGCGATCCGGGCCAGCGCGGCGGCGGCCGTGGGCGGGGCGCCGCGCCGCAGGCGCGCGTCGGCGGCGAGGCGGATCGGGTCGTCGTGTGCGGCGAGGAAGGCGCCGAGAGCGTCGACCGCCTCGGCCGGCGGCGGCTGCTGGGCGACGGTGGCCAGCGCGAGCCGGCGCAGGGTCTCGCGCAGCTGCCAGGCCTGCGCCAGGTCGCCCGCGCCCACCGGCCGCTCGGGGGCGAGCTCGCTCCGCGCGAACCAGTCGGCGAGGCGCTCGGGGGTGGCGATCCGCTCGACCGGCTCCGGGCTGAAGCTGCGGCCCCGGGTGGCGAGCAGGTTCAGCCACGTGGCGCCGCAGTCGAAGCGGAAGGCGAGGCGGTCGTCGTCGGCAGGCATGAGGAAAGCGTAACGCCTCGGGCGTTACAT contains:
- a CDS encoding non-ribosomal peptide synthetase; this encodes MAELKSSPLSPEPLPEPLLEPLSEPLLEPLSEPLPEPAPRPGPVPGAPACPELIAAVARRAPSRPAIRVAGRTIDYAELERRSEALAGRLAGLLPGPGGVVGVRAADRVEYVVALLAALKAGVAFLPLDPEAPPARVAAILADSGAVLLPDADADADADDADAAPDAAGATAVGRRFADPGEVAYVIYTSGTTGTPKGVAVGRGPLDGHLATVRERFGITADDVVLQFSAPYVDVWVEQVLTALTAGACLAMTEERVTAPAELAALIRREGVTVANLPAGYWQEFTALLDHCAGELASLRLMVCGSDTMPAASAARWLRETGIPLLNAYGPTEAVITSLLHEVRAAGAGRSVPIGRSLGERELHVLDERLNEVPVGVTGELCIGGAALAVGYLNRPALTAQRFVPDPFSPVPGARMYRTGDLVRRLADDTVEFGGRQDDQVKLRGYRIELGEIESALAAHPQVATCAVTVYEPVPGEKRLAAYVTAEGSSIPRPDELQRHLRAALPEYMVPAAFTLLPALPLTAGGKIDRRALPAPAEARPDAPSRTQHELPSSELERLLAGIWSETLGVDGIGLDENFFNLGGDSLTALRVAGRMLETPYAAVSHVTVFEAPTVRELAAAMTAASAPADAGPELTRRQAATAPLSGLQRGLWTHAQFNPDSTAYSIPWVFELDGPVELTALQLALDGLVARHEVLRTTFATERGEPRQLIHAERPAPIAVTDLTGLPESGRGPAATAAIEQDARAPFSLADGPLFRVRLIRHGAARSTLVAVFHHIIWDESSLGVFERELGELYAAALAGREPQLAQLPVQYADYSSWQQETPQQRHLDYWAEQLRGAPPITALPTDRPRSEQDAPRGGSHRFEIPAGTAERIRELARAEEATPFTVLLAAFAALVHRRTRGEDLVIGTPVTTRSRPELDTLIGYFVTMLPLRLNVGAGLAFRDLVRHVRDTSFDAHAHRDTPLDSIVNAVLDDRRLDVSPLFQTAFELHPGSGSAVRLGDLSGTRRLHAHQVAKFEQVWMIEDPGTALRGWIEFDERLYDRATVAGFCREWIESLSRYTEDPAARVGEPATPARTVVELFEERVRACPEAVALVRPGVAEWSYRELNARANQVAWWLRGHGVGVGDRVGLHLARSPQCVAAMLGVLKAGAAYLPLEPGVPFERLAHFVRDAAPVLVVSADPVTAAGLGVRVLDLADPELTHHHITDLGVELSPEDAFYVPYTSGSTGEPKGTLVPHRAVPGFFAGQGYACWGPGSTAVLHSALSWDGHVLDLYPALLSGGRVLIPEPGDTDPISVAQFAAEHGASVLLLSAAAFGAVVTADPGLLKNLRDLLLGGDRIPADHFRRMLTELPGVNVVHGYGPSEATVFATTHQVRPADLERTVVPIGRALGDRIVHVLDERLRPSAQGEAGELYIAGPALGHGYLNRAALTARSFLPDPFGTEPGARMYRSGDLVRRLPDGVLEFIGRRDGQVKLRGYRIELGEIENALAAHPRVATCAVTVYEPAPGEKRLAAYVTAEAGAAPQAAELRRHLLATLPEYMLPASFTLLPELPLTAHGKVDRRALPAPDPAAGRSADPGAGHQPPAGELERCVAEVWSEVLGVPDIGVDDNFFQLGGDSLRAVRVAVLLAETLAREVPPRLIFSCKTVSALAAQLS
- a CDS encoding nitroreductase family protein, whose protein sequence is MNDTTGPGDAVLRAIRTRRVVRAMTVEPVDRRQLEAVLDSARYAPHAGNRRLHRYVAVTRPALLRALRMVSPGMLQRPRAAIVVCVDWARVESYGFGPANPGAYIDVGTAAATMLLAAHSIGLGAGPVTSFSRAAVGTLLNLSEGLRPELIICLGHPDRQQQPPMRRRGGQAWADLIQWERG
- a CDS encoding DUF6092 family protein, producing MSATLVLDEDDAVELLAYLVTAARTQLDEAAEYAPLRLLTAAGRLADLIEPGASAGLRPFLDDIRQGFAETAVGAGDPEGYVDRLDALCRAVAVHLVTSLGLDGSTP
- a CDS encoding CGNR zinc finger domain-containing protein, yielding MPADDDRLAFRFDCGATWLNLLATRGRSFSPEPVERIATPERLADWFARSELAPERPVGAGDLAQAWQLRETLRRLALATVAQQPPPAEAVDALGAFLAAHDDPIRLAADARLRRGAPPTAAAALARIARQAVDQLTGPERHALKACPEHDCRGVFSDPADRRRWCPSPACASRGRVRALRARRAAAQQEAQPD